ACTTTACCAGAGTGGTTATGCTTTTAGTTTTGAAACTTGGCAAGGTGACGAATTAGCTGGGGGCATTTTAGGAATTGTGATTGGCGGTGCTTTCATTGGCGAGTCAATGTTTTACCGCATTCCTGAAGGTTCAAAGGTGGCGATGGTGAAGTTGGTGGAAAGATTGCGTCAGAGGAAATTTGTGTTTTTTGATGCCCAAATGATGAATCCGCATTTGGAGAGATTTGGGGCTTATCGGGTTGAGGATGAAGAATATCAAACTTTACTTAAACAAGCATTACAACGTCGATGTTCTCTAATAATCCCGTCAGACTCCACCAAATCCTAGATCGTAGTGCGTTAGAGTGTTTCAAAAATAAATGATCTAAAACCCGTCATTGCTTCGCTTCGCTCGCAATGACAATTGGGGCATTTTTTTACTATGGAGTACTCTTACGAACTGCGTTCTAACACAACGCCAGTTGCTACAACGGAGGGAACCTCCCTTCGGGTTCACCAGTCGCCTAGGTTGGGAAACCCGCCTACAGCGCTGGATTCACCGCAACGCACTGGCTCCCCTACAATCCCTAATTTTGTTCAAAAATCAAATATTATTTCTCTACTATTAATATAGTGATTACGCTGTAAACCTTAATCAATCCATCACCGCTAACACAGCTTTCGGCAATAACTTATCTTTAAACCAAACAATTCTCGCGGGAACATCATTTAATTTTACTCCCGCCTTTTCTAAATTAAGCCGCTCAGAAATAGCCAAAATTAAGTCATCACGTCCAGCCCGCCGCACCTGAGAAAACTTCTTTTGTAAATATTCTGGCCGCCAATAACCAACAATTTCTAATAAGAAAGTGCGTCCATCAGAATGCACCAAGCGGAAATCGGGAATCATCACGCTACCGGGAATTGGGATCAAATCAACTTCTCGCTCTAACGCCCAACCACTTTTTAAAGCATCCCATTTGTCAGCAAAGGATGCTTCTAGCATACTATCGTAGGGTTTCCCCGGTGGATAATGGGATACCAAACCACATTCAGAATTGAGAGTGAAACGTCCAGTTTTCCAACTATTTGTATAAGCGTCGCGGGTTTGAAGAATGGAAGAAAGACTCCATTTAGTAACGTGAAGTAAAGCCGGAATAAGTTTAGCGATCGCTAACCCATATCGCGTACTAGGATTAAACAAACTCGTCGGCCCGTCTATCGTAATTGTAAACCCGTGGTCAGCATCCCCCTCAATATAAGCCATCAATTGAAACAACTTTAGATAGCGAAATAACAGCTTATATTCACCCGGAACATTCCGATGAGCATTTAACACAAGTTGGCTGGCCTTATAAAACACACCCTGAACCTGAGATAAGTTATATCGATTTAACAAATCTGGCGCTATTGGTGCGTCAAAAACAGTCAAAATTTTATTCTCTGATAAATCAGCATATAATCCATTCCGAACCTGTTCCAATAAAACTTCCCGTTCAAGTTCTTGAGTTAACTCATCAGCAATCTTACTCAAAGTAACTTGTGTTGATTCTCGACTAGAAACAGACTTTGCAGCCAGAGAAAACACCCGTTCTCTTAACATTTGTGGTTCCAAAGGACTAACCACCTCAAAAGTGCAAAAACTGCTTTTGAGAATATAAGCTAATCCTCGCTTCACCCGATAATCTGTAGAATCTCCTTCAAAATCAGTCAATTGTCGCTCAAGCACACCTTGAGTCTTCCCCACAGCTGATTGAAAATAATTAATTAACTCAATCGCCAACTCCGAAGTTACCCGATCAATCTTCAGTCTCTTCGGAATGATCTCCTCCCCGTTTTGGCGATGCATCAGTAAATCTGTCGGTAACATCTGCTGAATTTTGGATTTTAGATTTTGGATTTTTGACTGAATAATTAATCTCTAACTGTTCCGCAGCCTTCAAACTCCTTTCCTTCCCACTCCCATACACAACCTCCAACTTCCCCTTCCTCTCTTTTTCTCCCCCTGCTTCCCCTGCCTCCCCTGCTCCCCCTGCTCTCCTCTCCCCTCTTCTCCTAGCCGAAGTCCCCTCCTCACTCGTATCCTCCGCCACCACCTCATACAAAATCGCTTGCTTATTCTCAATATTCCCCTTCCGTAAAATCCTCCCCAAACGCTGAGTATACTCTCTAGCCGAACCCGTTCCCGATAAAATAATCGCAACAGTTGCCGCCGGCACATCAACCCCTTCATTCAATACATGAGAAGCAACCAAAGTATTATATTTACCCTCTCGAAACTTAGTTAATATCTCATGTCGTTCCTTCACAGGAGTTTGATGAGTAATTGCCGGAATTAACAACTCTTGAGAAATGCGGTAAACCGTCGCATTATCCGCAGTAAAAATCAAAATTCTTGCTGGATAATGTTCTGCCAATAAATTAATCAAAATTCGCAACTTCCCATCAGTACCCAAAGCAATATCTTTCGCTTCCCGGTGCGCCAACATCGCTCTCCGTCCAGATTGCGATCTAGCACTCATTTGCACAAACATTTGCCAACCTTGCAGACTCCCTAAAGAAATCTTAGATTGCTTTAAAAAGTCATTGCGCGTTTGAATTAACTGGTTGTATCTTTCCCGCTCAACTTGCGATAACTTTACCTTAATTTGGACAATTTCATGCTCTGCTAATGCCTTCCCCGCTAAATCTTCGGCGCGTTTGCGATATACTTCTTGACCAATGAGGATATTTAAATCAGCGTGTTTACCATCAGTGCGTTCTGGTGTAGCAGAGAGTCCTAGACGATAAGGTGCGATCGCATATTCCGCAATTACCCGATTAAAATCTGTCGGTAAGTGGTGACATTCGTCAAAAACAATCAACGCATATTGATTTCCCAAGGTTTCGGCGTGAATTGCTGCACTGTCATAAGTTGCAACTAAGATAGCCGTTCTATCCCGCGAACCACCCCCCAACAATCCCACCTCAGCATCGGGGAAAGCAGCTACTAAATGTGCATACCACTGATG
This genomic interval from Nostoc sp. KVJ3 contains the following:
- a CDS encoding DUF790 family protein, with amino-acid sequence MLPTDLLMHRQNGEEIIPKRLKIDRVTSELAIELINYFQSAVGKTQGVLERQLTDFEGDSTDYRVKRGLAYILKSSFCTFEVVSPLEPQMLRERVFSLAAKSVSSRESTQVTLSKIADELTQELEREVLLEQVRNGLYADLSENKILTVFDAPIAPDLLNRYNLSQVQGVFYKASQLVLNAHRNVPGEYKLLFRYLKLFQLMAYIEGDADHGFTITIDGPTSLFNPSTRYGLAIAKLIPALLHVTKWSLSSILQTRDAYTNSWKTGRFTLNSECGLVSHYPPGKPYDSMLEASFADKWDALKSGWALEREVDLIPIPGSVMIPDFRLVHSDGRTFLLEIVGYWRPEYLQKKFSQVRRAGRDDLILAISERLNLEKAGVKLNDVPARIVWFKDKLLPKAVLAVMD
- the aat gene encoding leucyl/phenylalanyl-tRNA--protein transferase; its protein translation is MQYDVAAIVDGYAQGYFLMADERDRLSWYGSRDRTFIPLDERFRYPKSLQRVLNQERFNVAINRDFQAVVAGCANRETTWISPELQKIYWQLYQSGYAFSFETWQGDELAGGILGIVIGGAFIGESMFYRIPEGSKVAMVKLVERLRQRKFVFFDAQMMNPHLERFGAYRVEDEEYQTLLKQALQRRCSLIIPSDSTKS
- a CDS encoding DEAD/DEAH box helicase, translated to MARTPTLNFDRGTLILHPPPRGKGWMDYATWDDRVEKFRIPAIRYRSLVEALQAEDVYFIDEAKEFYPIDLVPTLEMEPYPHQTEALAAWKLAGRQGVVVLPTAAGKTYLAQMAMQSTPRTTLIVVPTLDLMHQWYAHLVAAFPDAEVGLLGGGSRDRTAILVATYDSAAIHAETLGNQYALIVFDECHHLPTDFNRVIAEYAIAPYRLGLSATPERTDGKHADLNILIGQEVYRKRAEDLAGKALAEHEIVQIKVKLSQVERERYNQLIQTRNDFLKQSKISLGSLQGWQMFVQMSARSQSGRRAMLAHREAKDIALGTDGKLRILINLLAEHYPARILIFTADNATVYRISQELLIPAITHQTPVKERHEILTKFREGKYNTLVASHVLNEGVDVPAATVAIILSGTGSAREYTQRLGRILRKGNIENKQAILYEVVAEDTSEEGTSARRRGERRAGGAGEAGEAGGEKERKGKLEVVYGSGKERSLKAAEQLEINYSVKNPKSKIQNSADVTDRFTDASPKRGGDHSEETED